The sequence below is a genomic window from Streptomyces sp. NBC_00289.
GTGGCGTTGCAGTACGCGTACAGCAGTTTGGCGCCGTGCCGGATGATCCCGCCGTGCTCCTGGTCCACGCCGGGCAGGAAGCCGGGCACGTCGACCAGGGTGACGAGCGGGATGTTGAAGGCGTCGCAGGTCTGCACGAACCGGGCGGCCTTCTCCGAGCCGTGGATGTCCAGCACACCGGCCAGCGCGGCGGGCTGGTTGGCGACCAGACCCACGACGTGGCCGTCCAGCCGGGCGAGCGCGCACACCACGTTGCGCGCCCACGCCTCGTGCACCTCGAAGTAGTCGCCGTCGTCGACGATCTCCTCGATCACCGCGCGCATGTCGTACGCCTGCTGGGGGTCGGCCGGCACCAGCGAGGTCAGGGCGTCCGTGCGCCGGTCGGCGGGGTCGCCGGCCCGGTCGACGGGAGGCAGTTCCCGGTTGTTCTGCGGCAGCAGGGACAGCAGATGGCGGACGTCGGAGAGGCACTCGGCCTCGTCGTCGTAGACGAAGCCGGAGACGCCCGAGATCCCGGAGTGCACGTCGGCGCCGCCGAGCCCGTCGTGGGTGATCTTCTCGCCCGTCACGGCCTGGACCACGTCCGGGCCCGTGATGAACATCTGGGCGGTGCCGCGCACCATGAACACGAAGTCGGTCAGCGCCGGCGAGTACGCGGCGCCGCCCGCGCACGGGCCCAGGATCACGCTGATCTGCGGAATCACCCCGGAGGAGCGGGTGTTGCGGCGGAAGATGCCGCCGTAGCCGGCGAGCGCCGTGACGCCCTCCTGGATGCGGGCGCCGGCGCCGTCGCTCAGCCCCACCAGGGGAGCGCCCGCCGCCTCGGCCAGGTCCATCACCTTGTGGATCTTCTGGGCGTGGGCCTCGCCCAGGGCGCCGCCGAAGACCCGGAAGTCGTGGGCGTAGGCGAAGACCGTGCGGCCGTGCACCAGGCCCCAGCCGATCACCACGCCGTCGCCGTGCGGCCTGCGGGCCTCCAGCCCGAATCCGGCGGCGCGGTGCCGGCGCAGCGGTTCTATCTCGCTGAAGGTGCCCTCGTCGAAGAGCAGGCGGAGGCGCTCGGGTGCGGTGAGCTTGCCCTTGGCGTGCTGGCGCCGGGTGGCCTCCGGGTCGGGGCCCCGGCTCAGCTCCTCCTTCAGCCGTTTCAACTCGTCGGTGGAACGGCCCAGATCGGGCGCCGGGGCGAGGGCGAGCAGTTCGTCGAAGGTCGTCATTGCGCCACCGTAGGGAGACGTCCTCAAAGCCTTCGGCACGTCGCCTGGAGAACGGCTCGACCGCCGCCCGCCCGCGGTCAGTCCGCGGTGGCCGGGTGCAGCACGCGGTCCGGGTCGCCGGACAGCACCGCCTGGTGCAGTCCCCGCAGCGCGGCGGAGGGCTCAAGGCCCAGCTCGCGCACCAGGGAGCCGCGCAGCCGCTGGTAGGCCTCGAGCGCCCGCCAGCTGCCTCCGGTGTGGTGCAGGGCGCGCATCAGCTGGGCGCAGAAGCCCTCGTGCAGGGGGTGGCGGGCGGCCAGCACGCGCAGCTCCGGAACCACCTCGGCGTGCCGGCCGAGCCGCAGGTCGGACTCGATGCGCCGCTCCAGGGCGGTGGTGCGTTCCTCGTTGAGGCGCAGCACCTCCAGTTCCAGCACCGAGCCGGCCGGTACGTCGACCAGGGCCGGGCCCTGCCACAGGCCCAGAGCGCGGCGCAGCAGGTCCGAGGCCGTGCGGTAGTCGGCCACGTCGTAGGCGGCCCGGCCGTGGTCCGCGAGCCGTTCGAACTCGTGGGCGTCGACCTGGCCGGGCTGGACCCGCAGGAGGTAGCCGCCGAGCCGGGTGACCAGGACGTCCTTGGCGTCCATCGCCGGCTCGTCCACCAGGGCCGCGGCGATCTTCCGGCGGAGCTGGAGGATGTACGTCTGCAGGGTGGTGGAGGCGCTGCGGGGCACGTTCTCGCCCCAGATCTCCTCCATCAGCGTGGGTACGGTGACCACGCGGTCGCCGTGCAGGGCGAGCAGCGCCAGCAACTGGCGAGGCTTGGCGGCGGTGGGCACCACCGGGACCCCGCGCTCGTGTGCGGCGAGCGACCCCAGGACTTTGATCTCCATGCGTGTCTCCCCCTTGGGCACAGCCGCCTGGTAATCCCCGCGGCGACCGGTACGGAGTCCTGACATCGAGACTCGCATCCGGGTGCGTCTTCGGCCCAGTGAGTCAGGCATGCGCTCATTCATGAAAATGTCATGGGAGTCCTGTGAACGTGGCACTGCCGCCGGGGCGCCGTCCGCCCCAGACTTCCGAAGCAGACGCCGACGGAAGTTCGATCTGCGCAAGTGAGTTCCACCCGTCGCGCATCTCGTTCAGCACGCATTCGGCCATCACGTATTCGTTCATCACAGGGGGCACACATGAACGTCGCAGAAGAAGTCATCCGGTTCGCGGAGCTGGCGGCACGCACCGGTCTGGAGCCCGAGCTCGCCCGGCGCCTGGAGGCGGACCGGGAGGCCGTTCTCAGGGAGTTCGGTCTGACGGCCGCCGAGGCGGAGGGCGCGGCCGGCGAGGGCCGTGTCGTCGAGAGCCTCACCGCGGTGGCGGCCGAGGCGTCGACGGCCCGCTGGTGCACCTGCTGGTCCCCGGAGCTGCCGAGCGGTCAGGTGAGTGAGTGAGCGGGGCGGAAAGATCCGCCCTCGGCCCCTTCGTGGCGTTCAAGCGCCACGTGCGGACCGAAACCGCGCACGGTGAGGCCGTGTTCGTCCTGTCCGACAAGGACGTGACGTCGCTCCGGGGGGCCGGGGTGGGGACCCTGGCCTCCCTGCTGGACGGCAGCCGTACGCTCCCCGAGCTGCTGCGGGAGGCCGCGGCCGCCATGCCCGTGGACGAGGCCGGGCGGCTGCTGGGCCGGCTGGCCCAGGCCAACCTGGTCGGATACCGGCCCGACGGCCGGCGCGCGGAGGAAGCCGGCGCCGAGGGACGGTCCGCGGAGGCCTACTGGGACCGTGCCGGTCTCGAGGGCACCGCGGCCCAGGAGCAGGTCCGCGGCACCCCGGTGGCCTTGTTCACCGTCGGCGACGTGGACGACGCGGAGGCGCACGCCGCCTGCCGGGGGGCCGGCCTCAGCACCGTACCGGCCGGCACCGACGCGCCCTTCGCGCTGGTGCTGTGCGAGGACTACCTGCATCCCCAGCTCCGTTCCCTGGCCGCGCGTCTGCGCGGCCGGGGGCGGCCCTGGCTGCTGGCCAGGCCGTTCGGGGCCGAGCCCTGGACCGGACCGGTGTTCGCGCCGGGCGGGGAGGGGCCCTGCTGGGAGTGCCTGGCGCACCGGCTGCGCGCGCACCGGCGGGCGGAGCTGGAGGTGCAGCGGGCGCTCGGGCTGGACGGACCGGTGCCGAGGCCCGCGCCCTCGCTGGCCGCCGTACGTGCTCTGGGGCTGCACAGTGCGGCCCTGGAGGCGGCCAAGTGGCTGGCGGGACTGCGGTGTCCGGAGCAGCGGGCGGTGTGCGCGCTGGACAGCCTGACGCTGCGCAGCACCCATCATCCGGTGGCCAGGCGCCCGCAGTGCCCGGACTGCGGTGACCCGGCGCTGGTGGCCGAGCGGACCCGGCGCCCGGTGGTGCCGGTCTCCAGACCCAAGGCGGCCGGCGGCGGCAGCAACGACCGGGCGCTGTCCGCCGATCAGATGCTGGAGCGCAACCGCCATCTCGTCGGGCAGCTCACCGGCATCGTGACCGACATCCGGCCGCTGCCCGGGATGCCCGAGGGGATGTACGCCTACGACTCCGGCCCCAACCTCGCGCTGCGCGCGCAGGCGCCGGCCGGGGTGAGGCGGGTGCTCCGGGCGCGCAGCGGGGGCAAGGGCGCGACGGCGGCGGAGGCACGGGCCAGCGCGCTGGGTGAGGCGGTGGAACGTTACTGCGCCTCTCGCCAGGGCGACGAGCTGACCGTCCGGGACAGCTGTGCCGCACTGGGCGACCGGGCCGTCCACCCCAACACCTACCAGCTGTTCCACCAGCGGCAGTTCGCCGAACGGGACCGCTGGAACGCCGTGCACGGCTCCTTCCACCAGGTCGGCCGGCCCTTCGACACCACGGCGCCCACCGACTGGACACCGGTCTGGTCGCTCACCGGCGGCACCCACCGGCTGCTGCCCACCTCCACCCTGTACTTCGACACCTCGCCCGGCGGCGCCGCCGACGGGCTGTGGGCCGACTCCAACGGCAACGCGGCGGGCAGCAGCCTGGAGGACGCCGTGGTCCAGGGGTTCCTGGAGCTGGTCGAGCGGGACGCGGTCGCCGTGTGGTGGTACAACCGGCTGCGGCTGCCCGCCGTCGACCTCGACTCGTTCGACGAGCCGTGGCTCGCCGGGCTGCGGGACGCCTTCGACCGGGCCGGCCGTACGGTGTGGGCGCTCGACCTCACCACCGACCTCGGCGTACCCGTCGTGGCCGCCGTGTCCAGGCCCGCGGGCGACGCGGAGCCCGACTTCGTGTGCGGCTTCGGGGCACACTTCGAGCCACGGCTCGCGTTGCGCCGGGCGCTCACCGAGGCCGCCCAACTGCTTCCGGCGCCACAGCCGATGCCCGGCGGGACCGAACTCGCACAGCCCCAACTCGTGCCGGATCCCGGGCAGTCGGCCCGAGGCCCCGGCGACTGGCCGGCCTTCAGGCGGCATGACGACCTGCTCTCGGACATCGAGCACATCCGCGCACTGGTGACCAGGCACGGCATGGAACTGCTGGTCCTCGACCAGACCCGGCCGGATGTCGGGATCGCGGTGGTGAAGGTGCTGGTGCCCGGACTACGGCCGTTCTATGCCAGGTTCGCTCCCGGGCGGCTGTACGACGTACCGGTACATCTCGGCCATCGAAGCCGTCCCCTCGTGTTCGAGGAACTGAACCCCGTTCCACTGCCCGTCTAGAACAGCTGCATGCATCACATATCCCTCTTGTCGTGCCGCTACGGCCTATAGTTCAGTCTCAGATCTTCCCGAGTCCCAGACCCGGGGTCCGATGTGGGCGGGCCGCTACCGCGCATGTTCCGGACACCTGGAGGTGCGCCACCGCGCACCGGCCGGCGAGGATCCGGATAGGGGGAATGTGCGATGCGGAGCCCTGTCACGGGGGCGAAACGGCAGGGGAACCGGACCGAGGTTCCCGCGCCGCGGCTGGCTCAAGGCATCAGCATCACCGTCATCTCGGGATTCGGCGTCATCACGATGCTGAACGTCCGCAACGCGGTCTCGGGAGGCGTCCAGCTGGGCCTGTGCGTCGGTGCCGTACTGGTTCTCTACGCCCTTCAGTTCATGGTCACCTCGTCGGGCGCCCGGCGGTGGTCCCCCCGCCGCCGGGCACTCGCGCTCTGCCTCCAGGCCTCGCTCACGTTCGTGCCCATGGTGTGGGTCGGCATCGCCTGGGGAAGCATGGCGGGTCCGCTCGGCGGATCGATTCTGCTGCTGCTTCCGCCGCGGCTCGCCTGGCCCTGCTACGGCGCCGTCACGCTGACGATCCTCGCCTGGTCCTCGCAGTCCTCGGGCGTACACGCCCTGGAAGTCGGCTACTTCACGATCTCCACCGCCCTGACCGGGCTGGTCATATTCGGACTGACCCGCCTCACCGACCTGGTCCGCGAAGTGCACGCCGCACGCGCCGAGATGGCCAGGATGGCGGTGACCCAGGAGCGGCTGCGGTTCGCCCGTGACCTGCACGACCTGCTGGGCTACAGCCTGTCCACCATCACGCTCAAGAGCGAGCTGATCCACCGGCTCATCCCGGCCAACCCCGAACGGGCCCGCGACGAGGTGGCGGGAGTGCTCGGTGTCTCCCGCCAGGCGCTCGCCGACGTACGCCTCGTGGCCAGCGGCTACCGGGAGATGTCGCTGGAGACCGAGGCGGCCGCGGTCGCCGAGGTGATGGCCGCGGCGGACGTCCAGGTCGAGACGGACATCGCCTGCGGCAGGCTGCACCCGCTCGTGGACACCGTGCTCGCCACTGCCCTTCGGGAGGGCGTCACGAATATCCTCAGGCACAGCAAGGTCCAGTCGTGCGGGATCGCGGCCGCTGTGGAGGGCGAGACGGTGCGTCTGACGCTGGTCAACGACGGTGTGGTGGTCCAGGAGAAGCCCGCCGCGGGCCTCGGCAGCGGCAGCGGGCTCGGCAACCTGCGCACCCGGCTCACCGAGATCGGCGGCAGGCTGGCCGCGGGAACCACCGAGGCGGGACACTTCCGGCTGGTGGCCGAGGCGCCCCTCAGGCCCGACACCACGGACACCACCGGCGCCGCGGGCACCGGCGAGCCGAGCGTGTCCGTGGCGTGAGGTCCGCAGCACCGCGCATGGCATGGAACACGGGGGAACAGGGGGAGAAGAATGCTGTCGGTGAGGATCCTGCTTGCCGAGGACGTGCACATGATCCGGGGCGCCCTGGTGGCTCTGCTGGAACTGGAACAGGATCTGCAGGTGGTCGCCTCGGTGGACCGGGGAGACCTCATCGTGAAGACCGCGTTGGAGGTACGGCCCGACGTCGCCGTCATCGACATCGACCTGCCCGGCACCGACGGGCTCACCGCGGCGGCCGAACTGCGCGTCAGAGTGCCCGAGTGCCGCAGCCTGATTCTCACCAGCCTCGGCCGTCCCGGGACCCTGCGCCGGGCGATGTCGGCGCAGGTCTCCGGCTTCCTGCTGAAGGACTCGCCGCCGGACCGGCTCGCCCAGGCGGTACGGACCGTCGCCGGGGGCGGGCGGGTCGTCGATCCCGAACTCGCCCTCAGCGCGTGGGAGGCGCCGGACAACCCGCTGTCGCCGCGCGAGACGCAGGTGCTGCGGCTGGCGGCGCGGGGCGCTGACGCGGCGGAGATCGCGGAGCAGTTGTTTCTGACGCCGGGGACTGTGCGGAACTATCTGACGGCGATCGTCGACAAGCTGCATGCGCGGAATCGGGTCGACGCGATTCGGATCGCGGAGGAGGCGGGGTGGGTCCCGTAGCCGGCCCGGCTTCCTCGGTGCCGGTCGGCTGCGGCCGGTCGCGCAGTTCCCCGCGCCCCTGAGGTTCCTGTGGGTTCGTTCACGGGTGCGGGTTGGGTGTGGCTGGTCGCGCAGTTCCCCGCGCCCCTGGTGCGCCGTTCCCCGCGCCCTGGTGTGGGTGTCCCGTGTCCCTACAGGGTGGTGTTCTCGTCGTTGGCCAAGGGGCCGGCGTTGAGGGCGGAGAGGATGCCGGCCAGGTCCACCGCGTTGCTGTGGGGGCCGCGGCATACGGGGAGGCAGCGGGGGCCCCGGGTGCCGCCCATGCGGCGCAGGAACGGGGTGAGGGCCGCTTTGGGGCCGATCTCGACGACGTGGCTCGGGCGTTGCTCGGCGAGCAGGGCGCGGGCCGCGTCGGCGAACCGTACCGGTGAGGTGATCTGACGTGCCCAGTACGCGGCGTCCAGCGGGCCGTCGTACTCGCGGCCGTACACCGTCGAGTAGTACGGGATCGCGGGTGCCGTGGTGGGCATCCGGCGGGCCAGTGCCTCCAGGCGCGGGGCCACGGGTTCCATCAGCGGGGAGTGGAAGGCGTGCGTCACCTTCAGGAAGGTGCTGGCGATGCCGATGTCCGCGAGGCGCCGACGCGCCCGCTCCAGGCCCGCGATGTCACCGGACAGCACGGTCGCCCGCGCCGCGTTGATCGCGCCGATGGACACCCCCGGCTCCAGCGTCGCCGCCTCGGCGGCCTCGAACGGGTCGGCGCAGGTCGCCATCATGCCGCCGCCGACCGGCAGGTGCTGCATGAACGCCCCCCGCGACGCCACCAGTTCGGCGGCCGCCGCCAGCGGCAGCGCACCGCCCACGGTGGCCGCCGCGAACTCCCCGACGCCGTGTCCCAGCACGGCGACCGGCCGTACGCCCTCCTCCAGCAGCGTCATCGCCAGGGCGTACCCGACGGCGAACAGCGCCGGCTGGGCGAGCTCGGTCTGGTGGATCAGCGGGTCGCCGTCGCGCACCAACGCCACCACGGAACGCCCCAGATGCGGCGCCAGCGCCTCGTCCGCCTCACCGAGGTGGTGGCGGTACGCCGTGCAGTGCCGGTGCAGGCCGTCCGTCATCCGCGGATGCTGACAGCCCTGGCCGGTGAACACGAACGCGGTGCGGATCCGGCCGTCGGACCGCTCCGCGCGGTCCCGGCCGGCCAGCCGACGGGCGAGGTTGCGGATCGTGGTGTACGGCCAGACCTCCAGGGGATGGTCCGGCAGCGGGCCGAACGCCTCCTCCGCCTCGCCGTACAGGCCCAGCAGGGCCACGGAGTCCAGGCCGCACTCGATCAGCGGCATGTCCTCGCGCACTTCCCGGCGGACGCGCTCGGCGACCTGTTCCGTGAGCCACTCGACATAGCCCTGCTCGTCCGGCTGACCTCGCCCCGATCCAGTCACCATCTGCCCCTTCCGGACACGTTCACCGACTGCGTGCCGCGCCGGATCGCCCGGCCGCGGTTGCCAACTCCTCGTCGAGCCGCTGGTGCAGAGGCTGGATCCCGCCGTTGAGGAAGAGCCGGCGCGTCGCGGCCCGCTCCACCTTCCCGCTGGTCGTCCGCCGGATGGTGCCCGGCCGTACGAGCAGCACACCGTCCACACTGACCTCGAACTCCTCGGCCAGGCAGCGCTCCACGTCACCGGCGAGCCGGTCCAGGTCGAGGTCGTAGCGCTTGTGGGTGCGCAACTCCTGGACCATCACGACGCGTTCACGCCTGCCGGGCACCGAGAAGGCGGTACCCGTGCCGAACAGCGAGCTGATCCGCTGGACGGCGTGCTCCATGTCCTGGGGGTACAGGTTGCGGCCGGCGACCACGATCATGTCCTTGAGCCGGCCCGTCACATGCAGCCGGCCGTCGATGAGCGTGCCCAGGTCACCGGTGCGCAGGTACCCTCCCGCGCCGCCGGCCGTCGCGGCCTCGAAGACCTCCGCCGTCGCGGCCCGGTCGCGCCAGTAGCCCCCCGCGACCCCGGCGCCCCGGACCCAGATCTCGCCGATCGCGCCGTCCTCCAGCACCTCGAACGACTCCGGGTCGACGACCCTGACCTCGGTGCCCGCCGGGCGGCCGCAGGAGACCAGCGTCCGCCGCGGACGGCCCGCCACCGGCTCGCGCAGCACGTCGCGTTCCAGGGCCGCGCCGTCCACGGTGCGCACCGCGGGGGCGGCACCGGTCCGCTCGCCGGA
It includes:
- a CDS encoding acyl-CoA carboxylase subunit beta encodes the protein MTTFDELLALAPAPDLGRSTDELKRLKEELSRGPDPEATRRQHAKGKLTAPERLRLLFDEGTFSEIEPLRRHRAAGFGLEARRPHGDGVVIGWGLVHGRTVFAYAHDFRVFGGALGEAHAQKIHKVMDLAEAAGAPLVGLSDGAGARIQEGVTALAGYGGIFRRNTRSSGVIPQISVILGPCAGGAAYSPALTDFVFMVRGTAQMFITGPDVVQAVTGEKITHDGLGGADVHSGISGVSGFVYDDEAECLSDVRHLLSLLPQNNRELPPVDRAGDPADRRTDALTSLVPADPQQAYDMRAVIEEIVDDGDYFEVHEAWARNVVCALARLDGHVVGLVANQPAALAGVLDIHGSEKAARFVQTCDAFNIPLVTLVDVPGFLPGVDQEHGGIIRHGAKLLYAYCNATVPRISLVVRKAYGGAYIVMDSRSIGADLSFAWPTNEIAVMGAEGAANVVFRREIAASDDPDATRARLIKEYKSELMHPYYAAERGLVDDVIDPGETRAVLIRSLAMLRAKHVSLPERKHGNPPM
- a CDS encoding BTAD domain-containing putative transcriptional regulator, with protein sequence MEIKVLGSLAAHERGVPVVPTAAKPRQLLALLALHGDRVVTVPTLMEEIWGENVPRSASTTLQTYILQLRRKIAAALVDEPAMDAKDVLVTRLGGYLLRVQPGQVDAHEFERLADHGRAAYDVADYRTASDLLRRALGLWQGPALVDVPAGSVLELEVLRLNEERTTALERRIESDLRLGRHAEVVPELRVLAARHPLHEGFCAQLMRALHHTGGSWRALEAYQRLRGSLVRELGLEPSAALRGLHQAVLSGDPDRVLHPATAD
- a CDS encoding TOMM precursor leader peptide-binding protein, which encodes MSGAERSALGPFVAFKRHVRTETAHGEAVFVLSDKDVTSLRGAGVGTLASLLDGSRTLPELLREAAAAMPVDEAGRLLGRLAQANLVGYRPDGRRAEEAGAEGRSAEAYWDRAGLEGTAAQEQVRGTPVALFTVGDVDDAEAHAACRGAGLSTVPAGTDAPFALVLCEDYLHPQLRSLAARLRGRGRPWLLARPFGAEPWTGPVFAPGGEGPCWECLAHRLRAHRRAELEVQRALGLDGPVPRPAPSLAAVRALGLHSAALEAAKWLAGLRCPEQRAVCALDSLTLRSTHHPVARRPQCPDCGDPALVAERTRRPVVPVSRPKAAGGGSNDRALSADQMLERNRHLVGQLTGIVTDIRPLPGMPEGMYAYDSGPNLALRAQAPAGVRRVLRARSGGKGATAAEARASALGEAVERYCASRQGDELTVRDSCAALGDRAVHPNTYQLFHQRQFAERDRWNAVHGSFHQVGRPFDTTAPTDWTPVWSLTGGTHRLLPTSTLYFDTSPGGAADGLWADSNGNAAGSSLEDAVVQGFLELVERDAVAVWWYNRLRLPAVDLDSFDEPWLAGLRDAFDRAGRTVWALDLTTDLGVPVVAAVSRPAGDAEPDFVCGFGAHFEPRLALRRALTEAAQLLPAPQPMPGGTELAQPQLVPDPGQSARGPGDWPAFRRHDDLLSDIEHIRALVTRHGMELLVLDQTRPDVGIAVVKVLVPGLRPFYARFAPGRLYDVPVHLGHRSRPLVFEELNPVPLPV
- a CDS encoding sensor histidine kinase; this encodes MRSPVTGAKRQGNRTEVPAPRLAQGISITVISGFGVITMLNVRNAVSGGVQLGLCVGAVLVLYALQFMVTSSGARRWSPRRRALALCLQASLTFVPMVWVGIAWGSMAGPLGGSILLLLPPRLAWPCYGAVTLTILAWSSQSSGVHALEVGYFTISTALTGLVIFGLTRLTDLVREVHAARAEMARMAVTQERLRFARDLHDLLGYSLSTITLKSELIHRLIPANPERARDEVAGVLGVSRQALADVRLVASGYREMSLETEAAAVAEVMAAADVQVETDIACGRLHPLVDTVLATALREGVTNILRHSKVQSCGIAAAVEGETVRLTLVNDGVVVQEKPAAGLGSGSGLGNLRTRLTEIGGRLAAGTTEAGHFRLVAEAPLRPDTTDTTGAAGTGEPSVSVA
- a CDS encoding DNA-binding response regulator; translated protein: MLSVRILLAEDVHMIRGALVALLELEQDLQVVASVDRGDLIVKTALEVRPDVAVIDIDLPGTDGLTAAAELRVRVPECRSLILTSLGRPGTLRRAMSAQVSGFLLKDSPPDRLAQAVRTVAGGGRVVDPELALSAWEAPDNPLSPRETQVLRLAARGADAAEIAEQLFLTPGTVRNYLTAIVDKLHARNRVDAIRIAEEAGWVP
- a CDS encoding acyltransferase domain-containing protein, with amino-acid sequence MVTGSGRGQPDEQGYVEWLTEQVAERVRREVREDMPLIECGLDSVALLGLYGEAEEAFGPLPDHPLEVWPYTTIRNLARRLAGRDRAERSDGRIRTAFVFTGQGCQHPRMTDGLHRHCTAYRHHLGEADEALAPHLGRSVVALVRDGDPLIHQTELAQPALFAVGYALAMTLLEEGVRPVAVLGHGVGEFAAATVGGALPLAAAAELVASRGAFMQHLPVGGGMMATCADPFEAAEAATLEPGVSIGAINAARATVLSGDIAGLERARRRLADIGIASTFLKVTHAFHSPLMEPVAPRLEALARRMPTTAPAIPYYSTVYGREYDGPLDAAYWARQITSPVRFADAARALLAEQRPSHVVEIGPKAALTPFLRRMGGTRGPRCLPVCRGPHSNAVDLAGILSALNAGPLANDENTTL